From a region of the Cryptococcus depauperatus CBS 7841 chromosome 6, complete sequence genome:
- a CDS encoding 40S ribosomal protein S4-A has protein sequence MGRGPKKHLKRLAAPSSWMLDKLGGTYAPRPSPGPHKLRESLPLTVFLRNRLKYALTGREVTAIVKQRLIKVDGKVRTDETYPTGFMDVVSIERSGEHFRLLYDVKGRFTIHRITPEEATFKLLKVKKHQLGAKGVPHIVTHDGRTIRYPDPAIKVNDTVKFDFVQNKIVDHIKLEPGNVVMVTGGRNMGRSGVIVHKERHLGGFDIVHVKDVLDRTFATRLSNIFVIGEGSKAQVSLPKGKGVKLSIAEERDQRRRQRAQEA, from the exons ATG GGTCGAGGTCCTAAGAAGCACCTGAAGCGTTTGGCAGCTCCTTCCTCATGGATGTTGGACAAGTTGGGCGGCACCTAT GCCCCTCGTCCCTCTCCCGGTCCTCACAAGCTTAGGGAGTCTCTTCCCCTCACTGTCTTTCTCCGAAACCGTCTGAAGTATGCTCTCACTGGCCGTGAAGTTACTGCTATCGTCAAACAGCGACTTATCAAGGTCGACGGCAAGGTTAGGACCGACGAAACTTATCCTACTGGTTTCATGG ACGTTGTCTCCATCGAGCGATCTGGAGAACATTTCCGTCTACTCTATGATGTGAAAGGTCGATTTACTATCCACCGAATTACCCCCGAGGAGGCTACCTTCAAGCTCCTGAAAGTCAAAAAGCACCAACTTGGTGCCAAGGGTGTTCCTCACATTGTCACCCACGACGGCCGAACTATTCGATACCCCGACCCTGCTATCAAGGTTAATGACACCGTCAAATTTGACTTTGTTCAGAACAAAATTGTTGACCACATCAAACTCGAGCCCGGAAATGTCGTCATGGTTACTGGCGGTCGTAACATGGGTCGATCCGGTGTAATTGTTCACAAGGAGAGGCACTTGGGTggttttgacattgtccATGTCAAGGATGTCTTGGACAGGACCTTTGCTACCAG ACTTTCCAACATTTTCGTTATTGGTGAGGGCTCCAAGGCTCAGGTCTCTTTGCCCAAGGGCAAAGGTGTCAAGCTCTCTATTGCTGAGGAGCGTGACCAGAGAAGGAGGCAGCGGGCTCAGGAGGCGTAA
- a CDS encoding cytochrome c: MGKQDDTYTPGDASKGAGIFKTRCAQCHTLGAGEPHKVGPNLHGIIGRKSGQAENYSYTAANVNKGVTWDGQTLFEYLENPKKYIPGTKMAFAGLKKAKDRNDLVAHLEEATK; encoded by the exons ATGGGCAAGCAGGACGACACTTACACTCCCG GCGATGCTTCCAAGGGTGCTGGTATCTTCAAG ACGCGATGCGCTCAATGCCACACGCTTGGTGCTGGTGAACCCCACAAGGTTGGACCCAATCTCCACGGTATCATTGGCCGAAAGTCTGGTCAAGCCGAAAACTACTCATACACTGCTGCCAATGTTAACAAAGGTGTTACTTGG GACGGACAGACTCTTTTCGAA TATCTTGAAAACCCCAAAAAGTACATTCCCG GTACCAAGATGGCCTTTGCCGGTTTGAAAAAGGCCAAGGACAGGAACGACCTCGTTGCGCACCTCGAAGAGGCT ACCAAGTAG